A stretch of Ipomoea triloba cultivar NCNSP0323 chromosome 13, ASM357664v1 DNA encodes these proteins:
- the LOC116001309 gene encoding expansin-like B1, translating to MVFTLKISCFTLLCIFLIYAPALCHSKLVGSKATFYKQPDGMGTPDGACGYKDYGRTVNDGAVCTVSNKLFNNGAGCGSCYNVICTNKALCSSAGTKVVATDNGGGPAGSDFICSYLAFTKLAKPGKESELVKKGVIDVVYEKVACNYPKNLIIKITDQSSNPGYLSFAVLNQGDVLSAEVYDMGSQGWTSMRRVYGAVFDLANPPEGAMKVRFTVGKVYGGTTLVYSKKWIPENWRAGRTIDTGIHL from the exons ATGGTTTTTACACTGAAAATTAGTTGTTTCACTCTTCTGTGCATATTCTTGATTTATGCACCTGCACTTTGTCACAGCAAATTAGTTGGTTCCAAAGCAACCTTCTACAAACAACCCGATGGCATGGGAACTCCAG ACGGCGCATGTGGCTATAAAGACTACGGGAGAACCGTCAATGACGGCGCTGTCTGCACCGTATCTAACAAGCTTTTCAATAATGGAGCTGGTTGCGGTTCATGCTACAAC GTAATATGCACGAATAAAGCACTGTGCAGTAGCGCAGGAACAAAGGTTGTCGCAACTGACAACGGAGGAGGACCAGCTGGATCAGATTTCATTTGCAGCTACCTAGCATTCACGAAATTGGCTAAGCCGGGCAAGGAATCGGAGCTCGTCAAAAAAGGCGTCATCGATGTAGTATACGAAAAAGTCGCATGCAATTACCCCAAAAATCTTATAATCAAAATCACTGATCAGAGCAGCAATCCTGGGTACCTGTCCTTTGCAGTGCTCAACCAGGGCGACGTCCTCTCCGCCGAGGTGTACGAT ATGGGAAGCCAAGGGTGGACATCTATGCGTAGAGTTTATGGTGCTGTTTTTGACCTTGCAAATCCGCCAGAAGGTGCAATGAAAGTGAGATTCACTGTAGGTAAAGTTTACGGTGGAACAACGTTggtgtactcaaaaaaatggATTCCAGAAAATTGGAGGGCCGGGAGAACTATTGACACCGGTATTCATCTCTAA
- the LOC116000903 gene encoding eyes absent homolog, with amino-acid sequence MDQKMNVFIWDMDETLILLKSLINEKFAESFNGSKNWTTGVRIGKAWEKHLLQICDDNFFYEQIENCNMPYLDTMSQYDDGRDLTDYDFDNDGFSPPTDDANKRKLAYRHRVIAQKYKKGLHSILNGDMIKCWNDLYDETDSYTDRWFSSARTCLEQCASANAELTPSDCSPIDANDGQGTKYQHVNVLVTSGTLIPSLVKCLLFRLGDIISYENVYSAWDVGKMQCFTWIRERFSGPNVQFCVIGDGWEECEAAEAMRWPFVKIDPCSSKYHRFPGLTPKDLDLYLAVVYENRNDEKNKEDLKSPVEP; translated from the exons ATGGATCAGAAAATGAATGTGTTTATTTGGGATATGGATGAGACTCTTATATTGCTCAAgtctttaattaatgaaaaatttgCGGAGTCTTTCAATGGTTCAAAGAATTGGACGACTGGTGTACGCATTGGTAAGGCATGGGAGAAACATCTTCTTCAAATATGTGATGACAATTTCTTTTATGAGCAA ATTGAAAATTGCAACATGCCATACCTAGATACTATGAGCCAATATGATGATGGTCGAGATCTCACAGATTATGATTTTGACAACGATGGATTTAGTCCTCCAACTGATGATGCCAATAAGAGAAAATTAGCATACAGGCATCGCGTCATAGCACAGAAGTACAAAAAG GGGTTGCATAGCATTCTTAATGGAGATATGATTAAATGCTGGAATGACCTTTATGATGAAACTGATAGTTATACAGATAGATGGTTCTCATCAG CTCGGACTTGCTTGGAACAATGTGCAAGTGCTAATGCAGAGTTGACTCCCAGTGACTGCTCACCTATTGATGCTAATGATGGACAGGGTACTAAATATCAACATGTGAATGTCCTAGTGACTTCTGGGACACTGATACCCAGCTTGGTTAAATGCCTACTCTTTCGACTGGGTGATATCATTTCTTATGAGAATG TTTACAGTGCATGGGATGTGGGAAAGATGCAGTGCTTTACATGGATAAGGGAGCGATTTAGTGGCCCAAATGTCCAGTTCTGTGTCATTGGGGATGGATGGGAAGAATGTGAAGCAGCGGAAGCCATGAGGTGGCCGTTTGTTAAAATTGATCCGTGTTCAAGCAAGTATCACAGGTTCCCGGGTCTCACACCGAAAGACCTGGATCTCTACCTTGCAGTTGTATATGAAAACCGCAATGATGAGAAAAACAAAGAGGATCTCAAATCACCAGTTGAACCATGA